The genome window AGCCTGAACTGTGATTAGTTTCAACTCAGGCTGTTAAACTGATTTGAACAAAACTCATGAACGCATGCCTGAGGGGCAATGAAGCTGAGTTTCACTTAACCAACACACCCACCTGTTtagtacacatgcacacacggtCCTGCTACAGTACATTCTTGCTCTCCAGATCTGGGGTTGGAAAGTGAGTCAGGCAATCTGCTgacaccccctccctccctgcggCCCCCACTACCACTTCCGCTTCAGTTTACAAATATACAACTCTGTGGGTGTTTTCAAGAGCGGCTTCTTCGAACAGACGGAGCTGAAGGGAAAGTGCAACGGTGACTGCATGAGAGATGCAaaagacaaataacaaaaaggcTGACTCGTTACACACGCATGCTTGTCACCGTGGTGACGAAATGTAAACGATCATGCAGAAGATAAGCTGATCTGAATAAGCAGAAAAACCTAAACTGTCATGCATGTTGTGCAGCTGCACTGTAAAACAAGCGTCACagcataaaaacactgcagttaaaggTGGTTCACACATTGACACAAATGTTCGGCCTCAAAAAATACACGTTTACACTATGTGGCGTTGGAGGCGTTGGAGTGAGTGGGTGATgcattgctgctgctgagaccaCTCAGCAAAGGCTCGAGAGCAGCCTCGCCAGGAAGTGAACACAGTAGCTCACTTCAGCTGCATGAAGGCCTGTAGGAAAGGCTAGAGGAAAACAATGAGCAAGACTTCAATAAATcaatatctgtttattttgttgttttatatacATTGCATAAATACAGTGGAATTAAAGCAGTTCTATCATTCATTCTACCAATGGAAGAACAAACAAATAGCGTGCAGTATGTGCCTCAGCTAGAATAAAAAGAAGTGTGTAACGTTACAGTTTTTATGCTTACATTTTAGCATTAACAtgacatatatatttatagccTGTCTATGATGAGTCATTTTGTAACATTCAGAAGGTTAAGTTTAAAGTGAGTACGTGTAAGCATATAAAAAGTCCctgatgtgaaaagtgaaagGGGTTTCGTCACCACAGTCTTTACAAAGAGACTCATTAATCCTCGGAAAGATTCTCTAACATTTTGCATCCGCTTTTATTGACTCTTACCCCAAAATTTCAGTTTCATGGTGAAATATCAATGTGATATTTAAATCATATAAGCGCCAAAAGTGTTTTCAGAGAATTTGGATCGCACAACTTTTGAGGCATTATTCACTTTCACAAAGAGAGCATCGTCTTTGTGGAGGTGAAACACTCCACCCAGGTAGCTGTTGGATAGCCTGTTGGTGGATATTTTTTCAGAGTATTTTCTGGATAACAGAAGGGATATGCTTTTCCCAGCGAACAGTTTAGTGTCCAGTTCAACAGAGTGGTGAAATATACCGTTGTCTGAGAAGGAAACCTTGGAATAGACGTAGTAAAAACCCTCCTTCAGAATTAAAAGACGTCCGTCATTGTAGTCCATCTTGTAGAGGAGAGGGTCTGAGTCCATGTTCCATGCCAGGATGTAATTTTTATGAACTATGCTTTCTCCAACTGGGAAAGAGCAACAACGTGAAGtctgattattttaaaaaacagcttttaaaatgaggaACACATTACATAGAAAAATGTTTTGCCCAAACCGCATGATTACCCACTTTCACTAGCAATAACCACGGCAATATATGCAATTTATTTTCTGCCATGGTAAACAAGGGACATCAACACTGGTCTCACCTGTCAGATGTGCAACCGGTTTGGAAGGAAGAATATCAAAACTGGGCTTGGTAGGTGGAGGAGGGACGTCTTCACCTGTGTGACGACCAGATATAATGTCTCTGATGTGGATTAAAAAACTGAAGATATTCATGAATTGAGTAAAAAAATGCTGAGACATACCTGCAATGATCTTAGAGGATGATGCTGAGGTGCCCTgcaatgcaaataaaatgttttacctCGCAGTTGCATTTGTATATTTGTGAGCGTGAGTtagcacatgcacatgtgcaacaGACGCCATCCCCCTTGGTGGATATGCAACCCAATTGtgaaaaaaggtgcaaaaatgttgttaaatgtaAATTAGATGCAAATCTTTGCAAAATTCTCCACATCATAAAATCTGAATAGTGTTTAAGGACCCcttcgtgttttttttttttgtttccacgATGTTATCTTTCTGCAGAACAAAGCAGGACTTTCTGGTAATGCACAAAAGGTAGATCACAATCGTGCTACAGGAAATAGACCACTTCCTTTTCTGCGCTGTCCCTTGTGTGTAGATACTCTACATCAAACAGTTTCATACCAAGAAGCTAtgccccccctccacctccccaaaCCCGTGACTGCTGCCCTCACACAGAGCATCACATGAGTACAGGAAACTGAGTCACAGTGACCGTCCACCATCATGGAACATCAAGTCTGCATGGCCATGGCCCCCGGGCACGCCAAACTGAGTTCCCTGTAAATGGGCCGGACTTTAATGTAATTCTCCATCACTACTCCACTCTCTTCCCCataaaagtaaaattaatttCCCTTCAGCAGTTTTTGGAGAAAACTGTATGAGTGGAGTGTCAGTATAGTTTCTACTGTGAGAATCTTTCGCCTTACTGATGCCTTACGTTCACTGTGTGACAGCAAAGCACTCTGTGACTGAAATGCACATATTAAGAAGTTACATAAACAATGATAATTTACCttgtattgtatatttattatataaaactcacaaatgttgaaattttACATTTCATGATGTCCTAAGTCCTAAGGTCGCTAATTTCTGTATTTTGCTATCGTTGTCTAGAGATTTGACCTCCATAgtacaatacaataaatatgCATGACTCCTTTGTTTCAAGAAAATCAAGATATTGCTGAGAAAACCGGAATAAATCCCATTATGAATACTTACAACCAGTGTTGAAAGGAAAATTAACTGGTGTTTTGGGCAAAAACTGCAAGTGAGAGGTGAAAGGTGTTAAAGCTGAATGAGCTTTCATGACGAAAGTGAGATCACAGTGGTTCAACAGGAAATTtaaggaaacaaaaaagaagtgCCGCAACTCTCAGTTGACAAGAAATCAAAGGGTGAAACTGCGGAAGGTACTGTAAGTAGACGCAGGCTCTGGGATGGGGTTGATACTCACAGGTTCATGTTGGTAGAGACGGTAGATGAAGCAGGCTTCTATGGCCATGCCGCACAACGCCACGGCCACCAGCACGAACAGCAGGGTCTGTGCCACCGTGGCACGCCGTTGTCCTTGTCTCAGCCTGGGTGGCACTGGGGGCCAAGGGGCACGGCTGTCCACCACATACGGAGAGGGATATCCACCCTCGGCCATACCTACAGTGCTCTCTGCGTAGCTGAAAAACGATGCAGTGTGGAGCTAACCGCTGCTGTCAGTTGTCAGAGGTTGTTGCTTCAGTGTCACgcagacaagagacagagacgTGTGAGAAAGTAGCAGAATGGGTTGGCTCACTTGTGGTTGGCTCAAGTGGAGACATGAGTAGTCAGGGTACAGAACAGATTCAGAACGATGTATCACCAAAGCATATTGTAAAGCTCTCAGAGCAGCCCCCCGTCCGCATTCAGTAACTgcaaacatcaaaatgaaagtGCAGTTCATGTaaagtgcagctgcagaacCTGACAGCCGATCAGTTATGAAGCCTAAAGTTAGCAGGCGACATCACAAACAGGAGACCAAGCACAGTGCCGCCTCTTCACACCCCCCAACTTTGCTGTGACAGTAACAGTGTTGTAGTATCTCCGTTTACACTTCCTCTCTTGCATGCACTGTCTCTGTGGCTTCTCTTCTAGTTTGACACCAGAAACAATTGACCAAAATGGAGCTTCTGGTCAAAATCTGAACCACTAGTCATTTGTTATCCACGAAGTTGACCTTTGTGCGTTTGTTGCGGGGAAAAGAGCCCGATTGCGAGGCATCAGCATGTAAAAAAACTCAGCTAGGGTGGGGTGAACACCACCTTATGTTTGGTAAATTAACCCAGGACGTGCGTTAGGGTGGAAACGCTGCGGCAGAAATGAAACACAGTATTcgtaattatgttttcattactgtgcaatcacctgaagataagaattgttgtgtttttgttatccTAGAATCCTCCTCTACgcatgttgcaccgccatgctTCTACAGTAGCCCATAACAGACAAACCGTGGACACTACAGACACTTCCATTAATTTCCGGTAGACTTACCCTAGCCATAACCATAACTGCTACTTGCctcaccctaaccttaacctaaacttAACCTTagcctaaccttaaccaaagtccTCACCCAAAAATTTAATGGCTAatgttatggggacttgcattttgtccaaTGTGACCATGTGAACAGATTTAAGTCAgcacaacatgagtaatacatgaccacacacacacacacacacacacacactcacaccccaCACAATGAAAATTTCCCTCATTAGATTCAACTTCCCAGGTCCTGTTTAGACTCTGCGGTTTCGGTAGAACCAGATGGAAGCCAGTTACAGGCTGATGATGTTAAACGTctttcactgcattttttttctggtggTTCTTTCCAGAGACGAAAGTGTGGGCTTTTTCCAATGACTTATGTGGTgagatttctctctctttttcagtcaTTAACATAATTTGATTATTTGAGGTATTGATTATTGTACcaacattacttttttttttcatctgttaaCTTTTAAAAGCTGGTATTGAAATATcttattaaaacaaacaaaaaagcaaggTAACACCATCTGCAAACAGAGCAATTTTCTGTTCTTTACTACTTGAtttcattcaaatcaaattaaatcaattaaatatcGAGACAGAG of Chelmon rostratus isolate fCheRos1 chromosome 17, fCheRos1.pri, whole genome shotgun sequence contains these proteins:
- the tnfsf14 gene encoding tumor necrosis factor ligand superfamily member 14, with protein sequence MAEGGYPSPYVVDSRAPWPPVPPRLRQGQRRATVAQTLLFVLVAVALCGMAIEACFIYRLYQHEPGTSASSSKIIAGEDVPPPPTKPSFDILPSKPVAHLTVGESIVHKNYILAWNMDSDPLLYKMDYNDGRLLILKEGFYYVYSKVSFSDNGIFHHSVELDTKLFAGKSISLLLSRKYSEKISTNRLSNSYLGGVFHLHKDDALFVKVNNASKVVRSKFSENTFGAYMI